Proteins encoded by one window of Thermobaculum terrenum ATCC BAA-798:
- a CDS encoding 1-phosphofructokinase family hexose kinase: protein MKALTVTLNAAIDITYALPYLQPGESLRVHEKIYSPGGKGNNVAKILNILGDDVIATGFVGGYTGQFIEESLQSIGIVPKFVKTRDASRLCIAVIEEANGRVSELLEPGANITRDESDKLLELVKQLATEVDTVVFSGSLPKGVPDDYYRILLSQLKGLNVQTVLDTSGESLRLGIRGKPNIIKPNRKEIQDLMGRDAPVKEIIAFCRQELLAKYLSTDAIVLLTLGKDGAILLTKELVLQAIPPDIKVVNPVGAGDALLAGFLHAQSVWKDPDLMLKYAVAVGTASALQKTAGSVNPQDIDLIMSQVNVRTLLLGAE, encoded by the coding sequence ATGAAAGCTCTGACTGTAACACTTAATGCAGCCATAGATATAACTTATGCTCTGCCTTACCTACAGCCAGGCGAGTCATTGCGCGTACACGAGAAGATCTACTCCCCTGGTGGTAAAGGCAACAATGTGGCCAAGATCCTAAATATTCTTGGTGATGATGTAATAGCCACAGGATTTGTAGGGGGATATACGGGTCAGTTCATAGAAGAGTCTTTGCAATCTATAGGCATAGTGCCCAAGTTTGTAAAAACCAGAGATGCTTCCAGACTGTGCATAGCAGTAATCGAGGAAGCAAACGGCCGGGTATCAGAGCTGCTGGAGCCAGGAGCAAATATTACCAGGGACGAATCTGACAAGCTCTTAGAGCTGGTTAAGCAACTGGCAACAGAGGTGGATACAGTAGTATTCTCGGGTAGCTTGCCCAAGGGAGTTCCAGACGACTACTACAGGATCCTGTTATCACAGCTCAAGGGCTTGAATGTGCAGACGGTTCTAGATACCAGTGGAGAATCCCTACGGTTGGGTATAAGAGGGAAGCCTAACATCATAAAGCCCAATAGAAAAGAGATACAAGATCTGATGGGTAGAGATGCCCCAGTAAAAGAGATAATAGCTTTCTGCAGGCAAGAATTGCTAGCTAAGTACCTATCCACAGATGCAATAGTATTGCTAACGCTAGGGAAGGACGGTGCCATATTGCTAACAAAAGAGCTTGTGCTGCAAGCAATACCTCCTGATATAAAGGTAGTAAACCCAGTCGGGGCAGGTGACGCACTGCTAGCAGGTTTTTTGCATGCTCAGTCTGTATGGAAAGACCCTGATCTGATGCTAAAGTATGCTGTAGCGGTAGGGACAGCCTCAGCTCTACAAAAGACCGCAGGAAGTGTAAACCCGCAAGATATAGACCTAATAATGTCTCAGGTAAATGTTAGAACACTTTTATTAGGAGCAGAATAA
- a CDS encoding SIS domain-containing protein, with product MLETSTAHSHTYNEITNQPVSWKTTVDAISSQWAELQPQLTITPDTHYVFVGCGTSLYIAQSAAQCFQEITGYTSLAVPGSEVFLSAKSTVPSRYPVIAFIISRSGTTTEALLAADYLAANRSNVTTIGITCNSDTELTKRTRFSIQLPHAHEESVVMTQSFTSMLIALQYVAASLAGDQMVIDQISSLSTYLQRDIRSFESKAQELGENLNLDHFVYLGLGPNYGLAQEGNLKLKEMTQVHCEAYNPLEFRHGPISTVREGSAIILLAGNRERDYVPSLVTDLKEVGAFVASCSPYPIDGSDMHLLVGKELTDVPRCALYMPFLQYLAYYRAVSLGLNPDQPRNLSQVVKLDE from the coding sequence GTGTTAGAAACAAGCACAGCACACTCTCATACCTATAACGAGATCACTAATCAGCCCGTCTCCTGGAAGACAACCGTTGACGCAATATCTTCACAATGGGCCGAGTTGCAGCCTCAGCTGACGATAACCCCGGATACTCATTATGTATTCGTAGGATGTGGCACATCTCTGTATATAGCTCAGAGTGCAGCTCAGTGTTTTCAGGAGATAACTGGCTATACATCATTAGCTGTGCCCGGCTCCGAAGTGTTCCTGTCCGCCAAATCTACTGTACCTTCCAGATATCCGGTAATAGCTTTCATAATCTCTCGTTCTGGTACAACCACCGAAGCATTACTTGCGGCTGACTATCTGGCTGCTAACAGATCAAACGTAACTACAATTGGGATAACCTGCAACAGTGATACTGAGCTTACCAAGAGGACTAGATTTAGCATTCAACTTCCTCATGCACACGAGGAATCAGTAGTTATGACTCAATCATTCACCTCGATGCTGATAGCTTTGCAGTACGTAGCTGCATCCCTAGCAGGAGATCAGATGGTCATAGACCAGATCTCCTCCTTGAGCACCTACCTACAGAGAGACATCAGGAGTTTTGAATCCAAAGCACAGGAGCTAGGGGAGAATTTAAACCTAGATCATTTTGTGTATCTAGGGCTCGGCCCCAACTATGGCCTCGCTCAGGAGGGCAACCTAAAGCTTAAGGAGATGACCCAGGTCCACTGCGAGGCTTACAATCCGCTGGAGTTCAGGCATGGTCCAATATCAACAGTAAGAGAAGGCTCTGCAATAATCCTGCTTGCCGGCAACAGAGAAAGAGATTACGTACCGTCATTAGTAACTGATCTTAAGGAAGTAGGTGCTTTCGTCGCATCTTGCTCTCCTTATCCCATCGATGGATCTGATATGCACCTGCTCGTGGGGAAGGAGCTAACAGATGTACCCAGATGTGCGCTCTACATGCCATTCCTGCAATACCTGGCTTACTACAGGGCAGTTTCATTGGGATTAAATCCAGATCAGCCGAGAAACCTTTCGCAGGTAGTAAAACTGGATGAATAG